Proteins encoded within one genomic window of Lysinibacillus louembei:
- the cuyB gene encoding cysteate racemase, with product MKKTLGIIGGVGPLATMFIGEMIVRRTKASKDQEHVHIIIDNDTAIPDRTAYILDPAKPNPIPVLQHDAQKLAAYGADIICIPCNTAHTFYDKMQEACPVPILHMIRETAKHAQELGAKRVGILATDGTLAAEVYQQALLEVDIQPILPNEEVQQQVMSAIYDYVKAGQPVSKELWQPIEEEMLRQQCDLIVLGCTELSIINKELHLGQRYIDSLLVLADAAIIACGYEVVL from the coding sequence ATGAAAAAGACGTTAGGAATTATTGGTGGTGTTGGTCCACTTGCAACGATGTTTATTGGTGAAATGATTGTGCGCCGTACGAAGGCAAGCAAGGATCAGGAGCATGTCCATATAATCATTGATAATGATACGGCAATACCTGATCGTACTGCCTATATTTTAGATCCAGCAAAGCCGAACCCAATTCCAGTGTTACAGCATGATGCACAGAAGCTGGCTGCGTATGGGGCGGATATTATTTGTATTCCTTGCAATACAGCACATACATTTTATGACAAAATGCAGGAGGCTTGCCCAGTCCCAATCTTGCATATGATTCGAGAAACAGCAAAACATGCACAGGAGCTAGGGGCAAAGCGTGTCGGTATTTTAGCAACAGATGGTACACTTGCGGCTGAAGTATATCAGCAAGCATTGCTTGAGGTGGATATTCAGCCAATTTTACCGAACGAGGAAGTTCAACAGCAAGTGATGTCTGCTATTTATGATTACGTAAAAGCAGGACAACCTGTAAGTAAGGAGCTATGGCAGCCCATTGAAGAGGAGATGTTGCGACAGCAGTGTGATCTCATTGTTTTAGGCTGTACGGAGCTATCTATCATTAATAAAGAGCTACATTTAGGACAACGTTACATCGACTCATTACTCGTGTTGGCAGATGCAGCAATTATTGCATGTGGCTATGAAGTAGTGCTTTAA
- a CDS encoding DEAD/DEAH box helicase translates to MSAIQLLNEALQKKWTFSHEMKIQQEMIPAMLDGKDIVAESPTGSGKTLAYVLPILNKVSGSKKQTQALIVAPSQELAMQIVNVIREWIVGTDITVQQLIGGANSARQIEKLKKKPTIVVGTPGRLNELARSGKLKLKEIETIVLDECDQLLSREYRVVVKSFIDGAAYGRQVVVVSATITEEIEIVAERLMFEPIHIKIKPEDMVKVGKIVHSYVKVDERDKTDLLRRLANISGVRALAFVNNIDQVLMKQNKLAYKDAPIVALHSDMKKEERQKTLEAFRKGDARILIATDIAARGLDITGLTHVIHVDVPRTIEQYTHRSGRTGRAGADGEVLTLLSYRDEKTYKKWLRELDLKAVQKIWHKAELIEGNAKTIATPTPSTKKGKKSNK, encoded by the coding sequence ATGTCGGCAATTCAATTATTGAATGAGGCGTTACAAAAAAAATGGACATTTTCACATGAAATGAAAATTCAACAGGAAATGATTCCTGCAATGTTAGATGGTAAAGATATTGTAGCAGAATCACCTACTGGCTCTGGGAAAACATTAGCCTATGTGCTGCCAATCTTAAACAAAGTGAGTGGTAGTAAAAAGCAAACACAAGCATTGATTGTTGCACCGTCACAGGAGTTGGCAATGCAAATCGTTAATGTAATTCGTGAATGGATCGTAGGAACAGATATTACAGTACAGCAATTAATTGGTGGAGCTAATTCAGCTCGTCAAATCGAAAAGCTGAAAAAGAAGCCAACAATTGTTGTTGGCACACCAGGTCGTTTAAATGAGCTAGCACGTTCAGGAAAGCTAAAATTAAAGGAAATAGAAACAATCGTACTTGATGAATGTGACCAGCTATTAAGCCGTGAATACCGCGTTGTTGTTAAATCGTTTATCGATGGTGCAGCATATGGACGTCAAGTCGTTGTCGTATCAGCGACGATTACAGAGGAAATTGAAATTGTAGCGGAGCGATTAATGTTTGAGCCGATACATATTAAAATTAAGCCTGAGGATATGGTAAAGGTAGGTAAAATTGTTCACTCTTATGTCAAGGTTGATGAGCGTGATAAAACGGATTTATTGCGTCGTTTAGCGAATATTTCAGGTGTACGAGCATTAGCATTTGTTAATAATATTGACCAAGTGTTGATGAAGCAAAATAAATTAGCCTATAAAGATGCACCAATTGTTGCACTGCATTCCGATATGAAGAAGGAAGAGCGCCAAAAAACGCTTGAGGCATTCCGTAAAGGTGATGCGCGCATTTTAATTGCAACAGATATCGCAGCACGAGGATTGGATATTACAGGTTTAACACATGTTATCCATGTAGATGTGCCGCGGACAATAGAGCAATATACACATCGCTCAGGGCGTACAGGACGTGCTGGGGCAGATGGGGAAGTGCTAACACTTTTATCCTACCGAGATGAAAAAACGTATAAAAAATGGCTGCGTGAATTAGACTTGAAGGCCGTGCAAAAAATATGGCATAAAGCAGAGCTTATTGAAGGGAATGCGAAAACAATCGCTACACCTACTCCAAGCACTAAAAAAGGAAAAAAATCTAATAAATAA
- a CDS encoding aminopeptidase: MTFEEKLAEFAELAVRVGVNIQQRQYLLINTSTDTLDFTRLVVQKAYEAGAGRVHVNLTDATFERAFFEHATTEEIEKFPKWIVAQREELIARQGALLWIDAEDPDLLAGIDVTKLAAQQKASGTALVNYRKAVMNDDIAWSIIAVPSVKWAAKVFPSLPANEQVNALWEAIFATVHIGKGNAVDKWQNHVASLEARAAQLNNKKYKKLHYKAPGTDLTIELPDKHIWQCGSSKTPQGTIFIANMPTEEVYTLPAKYGVNGTVSNTKPLVYKGNIIDQFMLTFEAGKIIKAQAEVGNDLLQELISADEGSAYLGEVALVPHESPISASNILYYNTLFDENASNHLAIGEAYPTCYEGGRELEEGQLEALGINTSITHEDFMIGSGVMDIDGELADGTVEPIFRQGSWAF, encoded by the coding sequence ATGACATTTGAGGAGAAATTAGCGGAATTCGCAGAGCTTGCTGTGCGTGTGGGTGTCAACATTCAGCAAAGACAATATTTATTAATTAATACCTCAACAGATACGCTTGATTTTACTCGCTTAGTTGTACAAAAAGCATATGAGGCTGGTGCAGGGCGTGTGCATGTGAATTTAACAGATGCAACATTTGAGCGCGCATTTTTTGAGCATGCAACAACTGAGGAGATTGAGAAGTTCCCAAAATGGATTGTGGCGCAGCGTGAAGAATTGATTGCACGCCAAGGTGCATTATTGTGGATTGATGCAGAGGACCCAGATTTATTAGCAGGTATTGATGTGACAAAGCTAGCTGCACAGCAAAAAGCATCGGGCACAGCGCTCGTGAATTATCGTAAAGCAGTAATGAACGATGATATCGCATGGTCAATTATTGCGGTGCCATCTGTGAAATGGGCGGCAAAAGTATTCCCAAGCTTACCAGCAAATGAGCAGGTCAATGCATTATGGGAAGCGATTTTTGCCACAGTGCATATTGGAAAAGGGAATGCTGTAGATAAATGGCAAAACCATGTAGCAAGCTTGGAAGCAAGAGCGGCACAGTTAAATAATAAAAAATATAAAAAGCTCCACTATAAAGCGCCAGGTACAGATTTAACAATTGAGCTGCCAGATAAGCATATTTGGCAATGTGGTAGCAGCAAAACGCCACAGGGCACAATTTTTATTGCAAATATGCCAACAGAAGAAGTATACACTTTGCCAGCGAAATATGGTGTAAACGGTACTGTATCAAACACGAAGCCGCTTGTTTATAAAGGCAATATTATTGATCAATTTATGCTGACATTTGAAGCGGGAAAAATCATCAAGGCACAGGCAGAAGTAGGCAATGATCTGTTACAGGAGCTAATTAGTGCAGATGAAGGATCAGCCTATTTAGGTGAGGTTGCTTTAGTGCCACATGAATCACCTATTTCAGCATCTAATATTTTATATTACAACACATTGTTTGATGAAAATGCATCGAACCATTTAGCAATTGGTGAAGCGTATCCAACGTGCTATGAAGGTGGGCGTGAGCTTGAGGAAGGTCAGCTTGAAGCGTTAGGCATTAATACATCAATTACGCATGAGGATTTTATGATTGGCAGTGGTGTGATGGATATTGATGGTGAGCTAGCAGATGGCACTGTTGAGCCGATTTTCCGTCAAGGAAGCTGGGCGTTTTAG
- a CDS encoding SGNH/GDSL hydrolase family protein: MKKWLVLLLLIVSATKVEAQEIYIPLGDSLAAGQTPYRQIDTGYTDLIALRLSYDNDIQFYSKELTFPGYTVANVLQRIEQPDAKSLLSKATLITISAGANDLLQIVQHRPQEGTLTFSQLAADFSLNQVRQNMGKLLQQLTEAAPNAEIYVMGYYFPYSHVHPTQREGTAQQLQLLNTILQQQAEEHGASFIEVDSNFNKYLPNAADVHPTMDGYLTMANAFLQQYNGTSLAKTMLPKPNPISFEQLIQAEQSKTQQEKDLRMSPY, from the coding sequence ATGAAAAAATGGCTTGTGTTACTTTTGCTAATAGTAAGTGCGACAAAGGTAGAGGCACAGGAAATATATATACCGTTAGGGGATTCACTAGCAGCGGGGCAAACACCTTATCGACAAATTGATACAGGTTATACCGATTTAATTGCACTCCGATTAAGCTATGACAATGATATTCAGTTTTATTCGAAGGAGCTAACATTTCCAGGCTATACAGTGGCAAATGTTTTACAGCGTATCGAACAGCCTGATGCGAAAAGCTTGTTATCAAAAGCGACATTAATTACGATTTCAGCAGGAGCAAACGATTTATTACAAATCGTTCAGCATCGACCACAGGAGGGAACATTAACTTTCTCGCAACTAGCTGCTGATTTTTCATTGAATCAAGTGCGACAAAATATGGGCAAGCTGTTACAACAATTAACTGAAGCTGCACCAAATGCTGAAATTTATGTCATGGGCTATTATTTTCCGTACAGCCATGTGCACCCTACGCAAAGGGAAGGGACAGCACAACAATTACAATTATTAAATACCATATTACAGCAACAAGCGGAGGAGCATGGTGCCTCTTTTATTGAAGTTGACTCTAATTTCAATAAGTATTTACCAAATGCGGCAGATGTTCATCCAACAATGGATGGCTATTTAACAATGGCCAATGCATTTTTGCAGCAATATAATGGTACATCTTTAGCAAAAACGATGTTGCCAAAGCCGAATCCAATAAGCTTTGAACAGCTTATACAAGCGGAGCAAAGTAAAACACAACAAGAAAAAGATTTACGAATGAGCCCTTACTGA
- a CDS encoding glutathione ABC transporter substrate-binding protein, which yields MTFSKKSLWLLFLTLTLTLVLAACGSGDKEEAEKEGTSNEGTKTEGTDTSGESGGDLIIAELSDASSLDPHGSNDVPSSNVQGQIYETLVVRDANGDLAPGLAESWSQVDELTWEFKLRTGVTFHDGEAFNAEAVKKNFDRLLDPVVASPRAFLYEMVTEVNVIDETTVQFVTEYPFSPLLAHLTHNGGGIISPKSIDEDYAAISGDTLAGSVIATAPVGTGPFKFVSWAPGNEIKLEKNPSYWGTPAHIDSVTIKVIPEMATRVAELQSGNAHIIGTVEPAQVANVNGSGVATVDETASSSLTYVGFNTTKAPFDNPLVRQAISKAIDRQTIIDGLYEGFGIPAISPLSPGIFGYTEDVTPTDFNIEEAKALLAEAGYADGFKTTLWTNDNPVRQNVAVVLQDALKQLNIDVSIEVMEFGAYLEKTAAGEHEMFILGWSNSTGDADYGLYALFHSSQHGDPGNRSFYTNSEVDALLDAGRREADQDARLGIYKDAIQMISEDAPMAFVLHPSVLTGVSDKVTGFRVTADSMYHLKDVKINN from the coding sequence ATGACATTTTCAAAAAAGTCATTATGGCTACTCTTCTTAACTTTAACGTTAACACTTGTTTTAGCAGCATGTGGTAGCGGTGATAAAGAAGAGGCAGAGAAAGAAGGCACTTCAAATGAAGGCACAAAAACAGAAGGCACTGATACATCTGGGGAAAGTGGTGGCGATTTAATTATTGCTGAGTTATCGGATGCTTCATCATTAGACCCACACGGTTCAAATGATGTTCCATCTTCAAATGTTCAAGGTCAAATTTATGAAACTTTAGTTGTTCGTGATGCAAACGGCGACCTAGCTCCTGGCTTAGCAGAGTCATGGTCACAAGTTGATGAATTAACTTGGGAATTTAAACTACGCACTGGCGTAACTTTCCATGACGGTGAAGCTTTCAATGCGGAAGCAGTAAAGAAAAACTTCGATCGTCTTTTAGACCCTGTTGTCGCTTCTCCACGTGCTTTTTTATATGAAATGGTAACAGAAGTAAACGTTATTGATGAAACAACTGTACAATTTGTAACAGAATATCCATTCTCACCGTTACTTGCCCACTTAACACATAACGGTGGTGGGATCATTTCTCCAAAATCGATTGATGAGGATTATGCAGCAATTTCAGGCGATACGCTTGCAGGTTCTGTTATCGCTACAGCACCAGTTGGTACTGGTCCATTCAAATTCGTATCTTGGGCGCCAGGTAACGAAATTAAACTTGAAAAAAATCCAAGCTACTGGGGTACACCAGCACATATTGATAGTGTAACAATTAAAGTTATTCCAGAAATGGCTACACGTGTTGCTGAGCTACAATCAGGTAATGCACATATTATTGGTACTGTTGAACCAGCTCAAGTAGCAAATGTTAATGGTTCAGGTGTTGCAACAGTTGATGAAACAGCATCAAGTTCTTTAACATATGTTGGTTTTAATACAACTAAAGCACCATTCGATAATCCACTTGTACGTCAAGCAATTTCAAAAGCAATTGATCGTCAAACAATCATTGATGGTCTTTACGAAGGTTTCGGTATTCCTGCAATTAGCCCACTTTCACCAGGAATCTTTGGCTATACAGAAGATGTGACACCAACAGATTTCAACATTGAAGAAGCGAAAGCTTTACTTGCTGAAGCTGGCTATGCTGATGGTTTTAAAACAACACTTTGGACAAATGATAATCCAGTTCGTCAAAATGTTGCAGTTGTTTTACAAGATGCTTTAAAGCAGTTAAATATTGATGTAAGCATTGAAGTAATGGAATTTGGTGCATATTTAGAGAAAACGGCTGCTGGTGAGCATGAAATGTTCATCTTAGGATGGTCAAACAGCACAGGTGATGCTGACTACGGTCTATATGCATTATTCCACTCATCACAACATGGTGACCCAGGTAACCGTTCATTCTACACAAACTCAGAGGTAGATGCTTTATTGGATGCTGGTCGTCGTGAAGCAGATCAAGATGCACGTCTAGGTATTTACAAAGATGCAATCCAAATGATCTCAGAAGATGCACCTATGGCATTCGTTTTACACCCATCAGTTTTAACTGGTGTATCTGATAAAGTGACAGGCTTCCGCGTAACTGCTGATAGCATGTACCACTTAAAAGACGTTAAAATTAACAACTAA
- the nikC gene encoding nickel transporter permease — protein MSVQTEKVQTQARSNPRVEAFKTFSKRLLKNKAAVVGGLIILFIIIVGIIGPLFMKTDPNAQDLINKLQPPSKEHWFGTDNFGRDIFTRIIFGTQLTLKVGFLSVFIGGVAGVVLGIVAGYYGGMVDTITMRIMDVLLAFPGILLALAIVSVLGGSLTNVIIAVGIFSVPAFARIVRGSTLQVKKLEYIDAVKALGASDGRIIFLHILPNIMSPIIVQATMRIATAILTASGLAFLGLGAQPPAPEWGAMLNDGRTYMHNASHMVMFPGMMIIIVVLAFNIFGDGLRDALDPKMKQ, from the coding sequence ATGAGCGTGCAAACTGAAAAGGTACAAACGCAAGCAAGAAGTAATCCACGAGTAGAAGCTTTTAAAACCTTCTCAAAAAGATTGCTGAAAAATAAAGCCGCAGTAGTCGGAGGCTTAATTATTTTGTTCATCATAATAGTTGGCATAATCGGTCCGCTATTTATGAAAACAGATCCGAATGCACAAGATTTAATAAATAAACTCCAACCACCTTCAAAAGAGCACTGGTTTGGAACAGATAACTTCGGACGAGATATTTTTACTCGTATCATTTTCGGTACACAGCTAACATTGAAAGTTGGATTTTTATCCGTATTTATTGGAGGCGTTGCGGGTGTCGTATTAGGAATTGTAGCAGGCTACTACGGTGGCATGGTTGATACGATCACAATGCGTATTATGGATGTTTTATTAGCTTTCCCAGGTATTTTATTAGCATTAGCTATCGTATCTGTATTAGGTGGTAGTTTAACAAATGTAATTATTGCGGTAGGTATTTTCTCTGTACCAGCATTTGCTCGAATTGTTCGAGGGTCTACGCTACAGGTGAAAAAATTGGAATATATTGATGCTGTGAAGGCGCTCGGTGCGAGTGATGGACGTATTATTTTCCTACATATTTTACCGAATATTATGTCACCGATTATCGTTCAAGCAACGATGCGTATTGCAACAGCTATTTTAACTGCCTCTGGCTTAGCTTTCTTAGGTCTAGGTGCACAACCGCCAGCTCCAGAATGGGGTGCAATGTTAAACGATGGACGTACTTATATGCATAATGCAAGCCATATGGTAATGTTCCCAGGAATGATGATTATTATTGTTGTATTAGCATTTAATATATTCGGAGATGGTCTACGTGATGCACTAGATCCAAAAATGAAGCAATAA
- a CDS encoding ABC transporter permease, whose amino-acid sequence MTKYIIRRLLQTIPVLIGVSILVFSLMFLIPGDPARVMAGEGASEQTIENLREKLGLNDPAYVQYGRFITSAVKGDLGNSVRTGRPVMDEISARFWITVELAIYSTIVAVFIGLIAGIISAVRHYTLTDIFIMIIALFGLSMPNFWLGLVLIQWFALGNLPFGTDMPEWLFNIVQMRPSGWGESWRQMVLPVITLGTGGAAIIARMTRSSMLEVIGQDYIRTARAKGVSERIVIYRHALKNALIPVVTVIGLEFGGFLGGAVLTETIFAINGMGRLTIDAIRQRDFPIVQGTVLVISVIFVLVNLLVDVSYKLLNKRIDLN is encoded by the coding sequence ATGACAAAATATATTATTCGTCGTTTGTTACAAACGATTCCAGTATTAATTGGGGTATCGATTTTAGTATTTTCATTGATGTTCCTTATTCCTGGAGATCCTGCACGCGTAATGGCTGGTGAAGGTGCTTCAGAGCAAACAATTGAAAACTTACGTGAAAAATTGGGGTTAAACGACCCTGCATATGTACAGTATGGACGCTTTATTACAAGTGCAGTAAAGGGTGACTTAGGAAATTCTGTGCGTACAGGGCGACCTGTAATGGATGAAATTTCGGCACGTTTTTGGATTACGGTTGAATTAGCAATATACTCAACAATTGTAGCGGTATTTATCGGCTTAATCGCAGGTATTATTTCCGCTGTACGTCATTACACTTTAACGGATATTTTCATAATGATTATCGCGTTATTCGGCTTATCGATGCCAAACTTTTGGCTCGGCTTAGTATTAATTCAATGGTTCGCACTAGGAAACTTACCTTTTGGTACGGACATGCCTGAATGGCTATTTAACATTGTGCAAATGCGGCCATCTGGTTGGGGAGAATCATGGCGACAGATGGTGCTACCAGTTATTACATTAGGTACAGGTGGGGCAGCGATTATCGCACGTATGACACGTTCCTCGATGCTTGAAGTTATTGGGCAGGATTATATTCGTACAGCTCGTGCAAAAGGGGTTTCAGAACGTATCGTTATTTACCGTCACGCACTTAAAAACGCTTTAATTCCTGTTGTAACAGTAATTGGTCTTGAATTTGGTGGTTTCTTAGGTGGAGCAGTATTAACAGAAACGATTTTTGCAATTAACGGTATGGGGCGTTTAACAATTGATGCGATTAGGCAACGGGACTTCCCAATTGTACAAGGAACGGTACTCGTCATATCAGTAATTTTCGTACTTGTAAACTTACTCGTAGATGTTTCATACAAATTATTAAATAAACGAATTGACTTGAATTAG
- a CDS encoding ABC transporter ATP-binding protein yields the protein MTQQLDNILEVNNLQTVFSTDGGEVRAVDGVSFVVPKGKTIGIVGESGSGKSITSLSILRLLAKNGKVREGEILFKGKDLLKLTDKQMRDIRGNQISMIFQEPMTSLNPVYTVGQQISETLIIHKKISKQEALKQSVEMLKLVGIPSPEKRVKQYPHELSGGMRQRVMIAMALACDPEILIADEPTTALDVTIQAQILELIRDLQDRLGMSVIMITHDLGVVAETCDYVAVMYAGQVVEYSDVRSLFKNPKHPYTLGLLNSLPRHDVDQEQLIPIKGMVPSPHEMPVGCRFAPRCPVATQGCHSKPPTLETIGANEQIRCWMYSDEWDGDSEVTLYGEKRTVKG from the coding sequence GTGACACAACAATTAGACAATATTTTAGAAGTGAATAACTTGCAAACAGTCTTTAGTACCGATGGTGGAGAGGTACGTGCAGTTGATGGTGTAAGCTTTGTCGTACCAAAAGGAAAAACGATTGGTATTGTAGGGGAATCGGGGTCAGGTAAAAGTATTACTTCCTTATCTATCCTTCGTCTTCTTGCCAAAAACGGGAAGGTACGAGAAGGTGAAATTCTTTTCAAAGGAAAGGATTTACTAAAATTAACAGATAAACAGATGCGCGATATTCGTGGGAATCAAATTTCAATGATTTTCCAGGAGCCGATGACATCGTTAAATCCTGTTTATACAGTAGGTCAGCAAATTAGTGAAACGCTAATTATTCATAAAAAGATTTCAAAGCAAGAGGCGCTAAAGCAATCTGTAGAAATGTTAAAGCTAGTAGGTATTCCTTCTCCGGAAAAGCGTGTCAAACAGTACCCGCATGAGCTTTCAGGAGGGATGCGTCAACGTGTAATGATCGCAATGGCACTTGCGTGTGATCCAGAAATTTTAATCGCGGACGAGCCAACAACAGCACTTGACGTAACAATTCAAGCGCAAATTTTAGAGCTGATTCGTGATTTGCAAGATCGTTTAGGCATGTCTGTTATTATGATTACACATGATTTAGGCGTTGTTGCAGAAACATGTGATTATGTTGCGGTTATGTATGCAGGTCAAGTAGTAGAGTATTCAGATGTACGTTCACTCTTTAAAAATCCAAAGCATCCATATACATTAGGACTATTAAATTCATTGCCTCGTCATGATGTGGACCAAGAACAGCTAATTCCGATTAAAGGGATGGTTCCTAGCCCACATGAAATGCCTGTAGGTTGTCGTTTTGCACCGCGTTGCCCAGTAGCTACGCAAGGCTGTCATAGTAAGCCACCAACTCTTGAAACTATCGGAGCAAATGAGCAAATTCGTTGCTGGATGTATTCAGATGAGTGGGACGGCGATTCGGAGGTGACGCTATATGGCGAAAAAAGAACTGTTAAAGGTTGA
- a CDS encoding ABC transporter ATP-binding protein, translating to MAKKELLKVEGLKQYFPIKGGFLGRTVNHVKALDGVTFTIYEGETVSIVGESGCGKSTTGRAILRLEEPTEGVVEFQGTDLTKISKKEMRKFRKDLQIIFQDPYASINPRQTVAAVLNEAMQIQNVLPPNQRRARIEELLETVGLRPYQADRYPHEFSGGQRQRIGIARALSVNPKLIICDEAVSALDVSIQAQVLNLLEELQNEYGLTYLFISHDLGVVRHISDRIIVMYLGKIVEIADKVSLFENPQHPYTKALLSAIPVPDPDAKKERIILKGDVPSPIDPPNGCRFHTRCPFATDKCRTEEPLLRTSNLMKEGHQAACHYMEDITNGKMQPNY from the coding sequence ATGGCGAAAAAAGAACTGTTAAAGGTTGAGGGGTTAAAGCAGTATTTCCCGATTAAAGGTGGATTTCTTGGACGTACAGTAAATCATGTAAAAGCGTTAGATGGCGTGACATTCACGATTTACGAAGGTGAAACTGTAAGTATCGTAGGAGAATCAGGCTGTGGGAAATCAACAACTGGACGTGCTATTTTACGATTAGAGGAGCCAACGGAGGGCGTTGTAGAGTTCCAAGGTACTGATTTGACTAAAATTTCGAAAAAAGAAATGCGTAAGTTCCGTAAAGATTTACAAATCATTTTCCAGGACCCTTACGCTTCAATCAATCCGCGCCAAACAGTAGCAGCTGTATTGAATGAGGCGATGCAAATTCAAAATGTTTTACCGCCGAATCAGCGTCGTGCACGTATTGAGGAGTTATTGGAAACAGTAGGCTTACGTCCATATCAGGCAGACCGTTATCCACATGAGTTTTCAGGTGGACAACGTCAACGTATCGGTATTGCACGTGCTCTTTCTGTAAATCCAAAGCTGATTATTTGTGATGAAGCTGTATCTGCACTCGACGTATCAATTCAAGCACAAGTATTAAATTTATTAGAGGAATTACAAAATGAATATGGTTTAACATATTTATTTATTTCTCATGATTTAGGTGTAGTACGTCATATTTCAGATCGCATTATCGTAATGTATTTAGGGAAAATTGTGGAGATTGCGGATAAGGTTAGCTTATTTGAAAATCCACAGCATCCATATACGAAAGCATTATTATCGGCGATTCCTGTGCCAGATCCAGATGCGAAAAAAGAGCGTATTATTTTAAAAGGTGATGTCCCTTCACCAATCGATCCACCAAATGGTTGTCGCTTCCATACACGTTGCCCATTTGCGACAGATAAATGTCGTACTGAGGAGCCACTATTGCGTACATCTAATTTGATGAAAGAAGGACATCAAGCAGCATGCCATTACATGGAAGATATTACAAATGGTAAAATGCAACCGAATTACTAA
- a CDS encoding IS3 family transposase produces the protein MSKQLFSPKQMEQLQQNPHVVKVTERTITYADTFKSQFIDEYLAGKTPRQIFSEYGFDIEVLGMKRVEQASSRWRKAYDQNGLIGLTDTRKTSSGRPLQRELTMTEMVERQAARIELLEGQIELLKKLEVTERRLLSDSQKQSARKVFQLIADTLKQFPFKRMVTYFCTLLNVSRSGYYRFLETEEARAVKEKRDEEARDQILKAFKRRGYKKGSRSIKMTLEQDFDLVMNRKKIQRIMRKYGVVCPHRKPNPYKQMAKATKEHRVVPNLLNREFKQGVAGKVLLTDISYIPYNGTMAYLSTIKDGSTNEILAYHVSDRITLGIATTTVKKLFRNKRVKLQPDAFIHSDQGVHYTSPKFQKLLKHYKLGQSMSRRGNCWDNAPQESFFGHLKDEVDFSMAKTLDEVRAKIDHYMVYYNNYRYQWNLKKMAPVQYRNHLLAA, from the coding sequence ATGAGTAAACAATTATTTTCACCAAAACAGATGGAACAACTACAACAGAATCCACATGTAGTCAAAGTAACCGAACGAACAATTACGTACGCAGATACATTTAAAAGCCAATTTATCGATGAGTATTTGGCTGGTAAAACACCAAGACAGATCTTTAGCGAATATGGCTTTGATATCGAAGTGCTCGGGATGAAGCGTGTTGAACAAGCTTCTTCACGTTGGCGAAAAGCGTATGATCAAAATGGATTAATTGGTCTGACAGATACGCGAAAAACGAGCTCAGGCAGACCGTTACAGCGTGAATTAACCATGACAGAAATGGTAGAAAGACAAGCGGCTCGTATTGAATTATTAGAAGGACAAATCGAGCTACTAAAAAAGCTCGAAGTGACCGAAAGGAGGCTGCTCAGCGACAGTCAAAAACAAAGCGCACGTAAAGTATTTCAACTCATTGCAGATACGCTTAAGCAGTTTCCATTTAAACGCATGGTGACGTATTTTTGTACGCTTTTAAACGTCTCTCGTTCAGGCTATTATCGCTTTTTAGAGACAGAAGAAGCACGAGCTGTAAAGGAAAAACGAGATGAAGAAGCACGCGACCAGATCTTAAAAGCCTTTAAGCGTCGTGGTTATAAGAAAGGTTCACGCTCGATTAAAATGACGCTTGAACAAGATTTTGATCTCGTCATGAACCGAAAGAAAATCCAGCGTATTATGCGTAAATATGGCGTCGTTTGCCCACATCGTAAACCGAATCCCTATAAACAAATGGCGAAAGCAACGAAAGAACATCGCGTGGTGCCGAATTTATTAAACCGTGAATTCAAACAAGGTGTGGCAGGTAAAGTATTACTAACAGACATCAGCTATATTCCATACAACGGAACGATGGCTTATTTATCGACCATAAAAGACGGCTCAACGAATGAAATTTTAGCGTATCATGTATCAGACCGTATTACGCTAGGTATCGCCACAACAACGGTGAAAAAACTCTTCCGTAATAAACGTGTAAAGCTCCAGCCAGATGCTTTCATCCACTCCGATCAAGGTGTTCATTATACAAGCCCTAAATTCCAAAAGCTTTTAAAGCACTACAAACTTGGTCAATCGATGTCACGTCGAGGTAACTGTTGGGATAATGCCCCACAAGAATCCTTCTTCGGACACTTAAAAGACGAGGTTGATTTCAGCATGGCCAAAACGTTAGACGAGGTACGTGCTAAAATCGATCACTACATGGTCTACTACAATAATTATCGCTATCAATGGAACCTAAAAAAGATGGCTCCTGTACAATACAGAAACCATCTCTTGGCAGCCTAA